Proteins from a genomic interval of Dunckerocampus dactyliophorus isolate RoL2022-P2 chromosome 5, RoL_Ddac_1.1, whole genome shotgun sequence:
- the LOC129181624 gene encoding leptin-like, with amino-acid sequence MDYITLAVLVSSHMLSVTTAAALPVEAMKMKTKVKRIAEQLVVRLNINIQVPDSMTLTPPTDQPDGLSSVVALLDGYNGLISDSLNISQVKTDISSLKGYLVQWKQGHCNDTKSKPKPLVSVPLQRLQSQRAFNLTVSIEALMRVKELLGQLLQNMDQLEKC; translated from the exons atGGACTACATCACCTTGGCCGTCCTGGTGTCCTCCCACATGCTCAGTGTGACCACAGCTGCTGCTCTGCCGGTGGAAGCCATGAAGATGAAAACCAAAGTGAAGCGTATCGCTGAGCAGCTGGTGGTGAGGCTGAATATAAACATCCAG GTTCCTGATAGCATGACATTGACGCCGCCCACAGACCAACCGGACGGGCTCTCCTCGGTGGTGGCACTCTTGGACGGCTACAACGGCCTCATCTCAGACTCCCTGAACATATCCCAGGTGAAGACGGACATTTCCTCCTTAAAGGGTTACCTGGTGCAGTGGAAGCAGGGCCACTGCAACGACACCAAGTCCAAGCCCAAACCTCTCGTATCGGTCCCACTGCAGCGGCTGCAGAGTCAGCGAGCCTTTAACCTCACCGTGAGCATTGAAGCTCTCATGAGAGTGAAGGAGCTCCTCGGCCAGCTACTGCAGAACATGGACCAGCTGGAGAAATGCTGA